The following coding sequences are from one Musa acuminata AAA Group cultivar baxijiao chromosome BXJ1-6, Cavendish_Baxijiao_AAA, whole genome shotgun sequence window:
- the LOC135676800 gene encoding small ribosomal subunit protein eS1-like isoform X1: MAVGKNKRISKGKKGGKKKAVDPFAKKDWYDIKAPSVFNVRNIGKTLVSRTQGTKIASEGLKHRVFEVCLADLQNDEDQAHRKIRLRAEDVQGKNVLTNFWGMDLTTDKVRYVVRKWQTLIEAHVDVKTTDNYTLRMFCIGFTKRRPNQVKRTCYAQSSQIRQIRRKMREIMVNQATTGDLKDLVQKFIPEVIGKEIEKATTSIYPLQNVFIRKVKILKAPKFDLGKLMEVHGDYKEDVGAKVDRPAEDVQMEGEEVTGA; the protein is encoded by the exons ATGGCGGTCGG GAAGAACAAGAGGATCTCCAAGGGGAAGAAGGGAGGCAAGAAGAAGGC GGTTGATCCTTTCGCGAAGAAGGATTGGTACGACATCAAGGCTCCTTCAGTCTTCAACGTGAGGAACATTGGGAAGACCCTTGTTTCAAGGACGCAGGGCACCAAG ATTGCATCTGAAGGTTTGAAGCACAGAGTTTTTGAGGTTTGTTTGGCTGACCTGCAGAATGATGAGGACCAGGCACACAGAAAAATCCGGCTTCGTGCGGAGGATGTGCAAGGGAAGAATGTTTTAACTAACTTCTGG GGCATGGACCTGACAACTGACAAGGTTAGATACGTAGTCCGAAAGTGGCAGACTTTAATTGAAGCACATGTTGACGTGAAGACGACCGACAATTACACTTTGAGGATGTTTTGTATTGGCTTCACTAAGAGACGCCCAAATCAGGTTAAACGCACGTGTTACGCCCAATCTAGTCAGATCAGACAG ATACGCCGCAAGATGAGAGAGATTATGGTTAATCAAGCTACAACTGGCGATCTGAAGGATTTGGTACAGAAATTCATACCAGAGGTCATAGGTAAGGAAATTGAAAAAGCAACAACAAGCATTTACCCCCTGCAGAATGTTTTCATCCGCAAAGTCAAAATTCTCAAGGCTCCCAAATTCGATCTGGGGAAGCTTATGGAG GTCCATGGTGACTACAAGGAGGATGTGGGTGCCAAGGTCGACAGACCTGCTGAAGATGTCCAGATGGAAGGTGAAGAAGTAACTGGGGCATAG
- the LOC135677804 gene encoding uncharacterized protein LOC135677804 isoform X1, with protein MGNCQAAEATTVVIQHPGGRVERAYWSLSASQVMASNPGHYVAAVIVVTAPPYATSATARGGDAPLKHLKLLRPDDTLHIGRVYRLVSFEEVVREFASKKHVKLGRLLVKQKEKHRPRCERGGDGGASIAIAASGQPGSGRGGDGGIELESETPPATEQEAEPLVDAELQDAAVGSTKAKIARHGQWKPTLQSIAEVAIS; from the exons atggGGAATTGCCAAGCGGCGGAGGCGACGACGGTGGTGATCCAACACCCGGGAGGAAGGGTGGAGAGGGCGTACTGGTCCTTGAGCGCGAGCCAAGTCATGGCTTCCAACCCCGGCCACTACGTCGCCGCGGTCATCGTGGTCACCGCTCCCCCCTACGCCACCTCCGCCACCGCCCGCGGTGGCGACGCTCCCCTGAAGCACCTTAAGCTGCTTCGCCCCGACGATACTCTCCACATCGGCCGCGTCTACCGCCTCGTCAGCTTCGAAG AGGTGGTGAGGGAGTTCGCGTCGAAGAAGCACGTGAAGTTGGGCCGTCTGCTTGTCAAACAGAAAGAAAAGCACCGGCCCAGATGCGAAAGAGGCGGCGACGGGGGCGCCTCCATTGCCATCGCTGCCTCGGGCCAGCCAGGTAGTGGTCGTGGTGGTGACGGTGGCATTGAACTCGAGTCGGAGACTCCACCGGCGACG GAACAGGAAGCGGAGCCACTTGTGGACGCCGAGTTGCAGGATGCGGCTGTCGGGAGCACCAAAGCAAAGATAGCACGCCATGGGCAGTGGAAGCCAACCTTGCAGAGCATTGCCGAGGTCGCAATTAGCTGA
- the LOC135676801 gene encoding cysteine-rich and transmembrane domain-containing protein WIH2-like: MSYYNQQPPVGVPPPQGYPPEGYAKDAYPPPGYPQQGYPPAGYPPQGYPPAGYPQQGYPPPYAQQPPPRQQSSGPSFVEGCLAALCCCCLLDACF; the protein is encoded by the exons ATGAGCTACTACAACCAGCAGCCGCCCGTCGGCGTCCCTCCTCCCCAAG GTTATCCGCCGGAGGGGTACGCCAAGGACGCCTATCCGCCGCCCGGGTACCCGCAGCAGGGCTACCCGCCCGCAGGCTACCCACCGCAGGGGTATCCGCCGGCGGGGTATCCGCAGCAGGGATACCCTCCGCCCTACGCTCAGCAGCCGCCGCCCCGGCAGCAGAGCAGCGGCCCTTCCTTCGTCGAAGGATG CTTGGCTGCtctttgctgctgctgccttCTGGATGCTTGCTTCTGA
- the LOC135585377 gene encoding protein SOB FIVE-LIKE 5-like encodes MIQEDEMSSECSSGCQSGWTMYLAQSSDEQSSLRHKDASSFHEQEEEEEEQEEEDLSMISDASSGPPQLHEVDDERGHYYRHSTPRWESNGCLHFASAPAAAMGRDGGKKRRAEAAQQRDHSSVLDDTASSQLLSSSQHSINDCSNHMKQSMDISYGFSTTHFKARSAPQERMGYSRSSSCVKPTPSRPVPRKEGRRKMW; translated from the exons ATGATACAGGAGGACGAGATGAGCTCGGAGTGCAGCAGCGGTTGCCAATCTGGTTGGACCATGTACTTGGCCCAGTCCTCGGACGAGCAGAGCTCTCTTCGCCACAAAGATGCTAGCTCCTTTcatgaacaagaagaagaagaagaagaacaagaagaggaGGACCTGTCCATGATCTCCGATGCGTCCTCTGGGCCACCGCAGTTGCATGAAGTTGATGACGAGCGTGGCCACTACTATCGACACTCCACCCCTCGCTGGGAAAGCAATGGCTGCCTCCACTTTGCTTCAGCTCCCGCTGCTGCAATGGGTAGGGATGGTGGCAAGAAGAGGAGAGCGGAAGCAGCGCAGCAAAGGGATCATTCCTCTGTTCTGGATGACACTGCCAGTTCCCAACTCCTCAGCAGTTCACAG CATAGCATCAATGACTGCAGCAACCACATGAAGCAATCCATGGACATCTCTTACGGCTTCTCCACCACCCACTTTAAA GCAAGGTCTGCGCCACAGGAGCGAATGGGCTACTCTCGATCCTCTTCATGTGTCAAGCCAACCCCGTCAAGACCA GTACCAAGGAAAGAGGGAAGAAGGAAGATGTGGTGA
- the LOC135585379 gene encoding UPF0496 protein 1-like, translating to MGGRFSRRPTMVAARQDSGSGGGGAPSDVGQNGIPYTAELSYYEAACRDDPDLRSFDATLQRRTSHAISTLALGVELRSLSFNTLSEVTGCLLDTDKEVVDVILESKKDIWKNSELFDLANDYFECSIQTLDYCTELEKCLKRARDSHLIIHFALQHFENENKDKGEMEIEDGKRKYAMTLEKLRHFKAAGNPFTEEFSQVFQSVYRQQQLMLEKLLLRKKKLDKKLRSINAWRKVSNIIFVSALAAVVICSVVAAAVAAPPVAAALAAACTIPIGSAGKWINSLLKNYQNALGEERDLLSSMQFGTCIALKDLDTIRVMVDNLEIHFNSLSEDADFALKDVEAMKFAIWEIKRKLEQFTTSIENLGVQVDRCSRDIRKTRTVVLQRIMKHPIE from the coding sequence ATGGGTGGCCGGTTCAGCCGGAGGCCCACCATGGTGGCTGCCCGCCAGGATAGCGGCAGCGGTGGCGGCGGCGCCCCCTCCGACGTTGGCCAGAACGGTATTCCGTACACGGCGGAGCTGAGCTACTACGAGGCGGCGTGCCGTGATGACCCTGACCTCCGGTCCTTCGATGCCACGCTACAGCGGCGCACTAGTCACGCCATCTCCACCCTCGCCCTCGGTGTCGAGCTCCGCTCCCTCTCCTTCAACACCCTCAGTGAGGTCACCGGCTGCCTCCTCGACACGGACAAGGAAGTGGTCGATGTCATCCTGGAGTCCAAGAAGGACATCTGGAAGAACTCCGAGCTCTTCGACCTCGCCAACGACTACTTCGAGTGCAGCATCCAGACCCTCGACTACTGTACCGAGCTCGAGAAGTGCCTCAAGAGAGCTCGCGATAGCCATTTGATAATTCACTTCGCTCTCCAGCACTTCGAGAATGAGAACAAGGACAAGGGCGAGATGGAGATCGAAGATGGGAAAAGGAAGTACGCGATGACATTAGAGAAACTGAGACATTTTAAGGCTGCCGGAAATCCATTCACCGAAGAATTCTCTCAGGTGTTCCAATCTGTTTACAGGCAGCAGCAGCTAATGCTGGAGAAGCTGCTGCTGAGAAAGAAGAAGCTCGACAAGAAGCTGAGATCCATCAATGCATGGAGGAAGGTGTCGAACATAATCTTTGTGTCTGCTCTCGCAGCTGTCGTTATATGCTCTGTTGTAGCGGCTGCTGTAGCTGCGCCGCCCGTTGCAGCTGCCTTGGCTGCTGCATGCACCATTCCGATCGGTTCGGCTGGAAAGTGGATCAACTCACTGTTAAAGAACTACCAGAATGCTTTGGGAGAAGAGAGGGACCTTCTTTCTTCAATGCAATTTGGCACCTGCATTGCTCTGAAAGATTTGGATACCATAAGGGTGATGGTTGATAATCTGGAAATTCATTTCAATTCGCTGTCGGAAGATGCAGATTTTGCCCTCAAGGATGTGGAGGCAATGAAGTTTGCAATCTGGGAAATTAAGAGGAAGTTGGAGCAGTTTACTACGAGCATCGAGAATTTGGGAGTGCAAGTTGATCGGTGCAGCAGGGATATTAGGAAAACCAGGACAGTGGTTTTGCAAAGGATCATGAAGCACCCAATTGAGtga
- the LOC135676800 gene encoding small ribosomal subunit protein eS1-like isoform X2: MAVGKNKRISKGKKGGKKKAVDPFAKKDWYDIKAPSVFNVRNIGKTLVSRTQGTKNDEDQAHRKIRLRAEDVQGKNVLTNFWGMDLTTDKVRYVVRKWQTLIEAHVDVKTTDNYTLRMFCIGFTKRRPNQVKRTCYAQSSQIRQIRRKMREIMVNQATTGDLKDLVQKFIPEVIGKEIEKATTSIYPLQNVFIRKVKILKAPKFDLGKLMEVHGDYKEDVGAKVDRPAEDVQMEGEEVTGA; the protein is encoded by the exons ATGGCGGTCGG GAAGAACAAGAGGATCTCCAAGGGGAAGAAGGGAGGCAAGAAGAAGGC GGTTGATCCTTTCGCGAAGAAGGATTGGTACGACATCAAGGCTCCTTCAGTCTTCAACGTGAGGAACATTGGGAAGACCCTTGTTTCAAGGACGCAGGGCACCAAG AATGATGAGGACCAGGCACACAGAAAAATCCGGCTTCGTGCGGAGGATGTGCAAGGGAAGAATGTTTTAACTAACTTCTGG GGCATGGACCTGACAACTGACAAGGTTAGATACGTAGTCCGAAAGTGGCAGACTTTAATTGAAGCACATGTTGACGTGAAGACGACCGACAATTACACTTTGAGGATGTTTTGTATTGGCTTCACTAAGAGACGCCCAAATCAGGTTAAACGCACGTGTTACGCCCAATCTAGTCAGATCAGACAG ATACGCCGCAAGATGAGAGAGATTATGGTTAATCAAGCTACAACTGGCGATCTGAAGGATTTGGTACAGAAATTCATACCAGAGGTCATAGGTAAGGAAATTGAAAAAGCAACAACAAGCATTTACCCCCTGCAGAATGTTTTCATCCGCAAAGTCAAAATTCTCAAGGCTCCCAAATTCGATCTGGGGAAGCTTATGGAG GTCCATGGTGACTACAAGGAGGATGTGGGTGCCAAGGTCGACAGACCTGCTGAAGATGTCCAGATGGAAGGTGAAGAAGTAACTGGGGCATAG
- the LOC135677804 gene encoding uncharacterized protein LOC135677804 isoform X2: MGNCQAAEATTVVIQHPGGRVERAYWSLSASQVMASNPGHYVAAVIVVTAPPYATSATARGGDAPLKHLKLLRPDDTLHIGRVYRLVSFEEVVREFASKKHVKLGRLLVKQKEKHRPRCERGGDGGASIAIAASGQPGSGRGGDGGIELESETPPATEAEPLVDAELQDAAVGSTKAKIARHGQWKPTLQSIAEVAIS, from the exons atggGGAATTGCCAAGCGGCGGAGGCGACGACGGTGGTGATCCAACACCCGGGAGGAAGGGTGGAGAGGGCGTACTGGTCCTTGAGCGCGAGCCAAGTCATGGCTTCCAACCCCGGCCACTACGTCGCCGCGGTCATCGTGGTCACCGCTCCCCCCTACGCCACCTCCGCCACCGCCCGCGGTGGCGACGCTCCCCTGAAGCACCTTAAGCTGCTTCGCCCCGACGATACTCTCCACATCGGCCGCGTCTACCGCCTCGTCAGCTTCGAAG AGGTGGTGAGGGAGTTCGCGTCGAAGAAGCACGTGAAGTTGGGCCGTCTGCTTGTCAAACAGAAAGAAAAGCACCGGCCCAGATGCGAAAGAGGCGGCGACGGGGGCGCCTCCATTGCCATCGCTGCCTCGGGCCAGCCAGGTAGTGGTCGTGGTGGTGACGGTGGCATTGAACTCGAGTCGGAGACTCCACCGGCGACG GAAGCGGAGCCACTTGTGGACGCCGAGTTGCAGGATGCGGCTGTCGGGAGCACCAAAGCAAAGATAGCACGCCATGGGCAGTGGAAGCCAACCTTGCAGAGCATTGCCGAGGTCGCAATTAGCTGA